Proteins from one Coregonus clupeaformis isolate EN_2021a chromosome 25, ASM2061545v1, whole genome shotgun sequence genomic window:
- the LOC121539295 gene encoding basal body-orientation factor 1-like isoform X1 gives MPKKKGKNGKKSKGKGKKEGKHESKADKESDIEKAKANAALWEARLDVTEHSRVEYREAARRLARANEELTNQQYRAEKDTVDIITFLKRKDAEKEEKIARLEGQLKSKKKQALEENEQLVAEYTLKINKLEEKFEKRSNEFRMIQGELKTIKEFRKKKAQMEQELNSIKESMYIADREHKESLARMEHKFFSEKVRLEKEAEQRIAQLAERAHNEAIVQLDDASRSVFKENVRLSEALSCHMKEVDDLRKMTVSLAEENTSLALHKETSELMIKENVSQVRAQNEEIAELRGKVGTLEQALGLMVGEFERDKEETQHRALVSTQAGQVELDKLQKLLAMREKEMGRVKRLAHSIVEQRTELECFFQEALGQVKQEIQASRLQYRQEALEAYRRRMSEARSGKQEYPRIRTFHKTPHSTNSVYTDLEEAEKWNNLQSNKVDISELTWEQKEKVLRLLFAKMNGQKASRKQSQPLALSASPEKNQNDTNPGITEEPSHVPFITQAPVSNLPSNPSALPDIQTT, from the exons ATGCCCAAGAAGAAAGGAAAAAATGGAAAGAAAAGTAAAGG aaaaggaaagaaagaaggcAAACATGAGTCAAAAGCAGATAAAGAGTCTGACATTGAGAAGGCAAAGGCCAATGCTGCTCTTTGGGAAGCCAGGCTGGATGTCACTGAACACTCGCGCGTGGAGTACCGTGAAGCTGCCCGCAGGTTGGCACGAGCCAATGAAGAGCTCACTAACCAGCAGTATCGTGCAGAGAAGGACACAGTTGACATAATTACCTTCTTGAAGAGGAAAGATGCCGAGAAAGAAGAAAAG attGCAAGGCTGGAGGGACAacttaaaagtaaaaaaaaacaagCCCTTGAGGAAAATGAACAACTG GTTGCAGAGTACACTCTTAAAATCAATAAGCTGGAAGAGAAGTTTGAGAAGAGATCCAATGAGTTCAGGATGATCCAGGGTGAACTGAAGACTATCAAGGAGTTTCGAAAAAAGAAAGCCCAGATGGAGCAGGAGTTAAATAGT ATTAAAGAAAGCATGTACATTGCGGACAGGGAGCACAAGGAAAGCCTAGCTAGAATGGAGCACAAATTCTTCAGTGAAAAG GTTCGCCTAGAGAAGGAGGCCGAGCAGAGGATCgcccagctggctgagagggcccacAATGAAGCCATTGT CCAGTTGGACGATGCGTCACGCTCAGTGTTCAAGGAGAACGTTCGTCTCAGTGAGGCTCTCAGCTGCCATATGAAGGAGGTAGATGACCTGAGGAAGATGACTGTGTCATTGGCTGAGGAAAACACTTCCCTGGCACTGCATAAG GAGACCAGTGAGCTGATGATAAAGGAGAATGTGTCCCAGGTAAGGGCCCAGAATGAGGAGATAGCAGAGCTTAGGGGGAAGGTGGGGACCTTGGAGCAGGCCCTGGGGCTCATGGTGGGGGAGTTTGAGAGAGACAAGGAGGAGACGCAGCACCGAGCCCTGGTTAGCACCCAGGCCGGCCAGGTGGAGCTGGATAAACTGCAGAAGCTGCTGGCCATGAGGGAGAAGGAGATGGGGCGAGTGAAGCGGCTGGCGCACAGCATTGTGGAGCAGCGCACAGAGCTGGAGTGCTTCTTTCAGGAGGCTTTGGGCCAGGTGAAGCAGGAGATCCAGGCCAGCCGGCTGCAGTACAGGCAGGAGGCCCTGGAGGCCTACCGCAGGAGGATGAGTGAGGCCCGGTCAGGCAAGCAGGAGTACCCCCGCATCCGCACCTTCCACAAAACCCCTCACAGCACCAACAGTGTCTACACCGACCTGGAAGAGGCCGAGAAGTG GAATAATCTCCAGAGCAACAAGGTTGACATCTCTGAACTCACGTGGGAGCAGAAGGAGAAAGTGCTTAGACTGCTGTTTGCAAAAATGAACGGACAGAAAGCAAG CAGGAAACAGAGTCAACCTTTGGCGTTGTCTGCGTCCCCAGAGAAAAACCAGAACGACACTAATCCCGG AATTACAGAGGAGCCGTCCCATGTGCCCTTCATCACCCAGGCGCCTGTGTCTAACCTACCCTCGAACCCCAGCGCCCTGCCGGATATCCAGACCACATGA
- the LOC121539295 gene encoding basal body-orientation factor 1-like isoform X2, with translation MPKKKGKNGKKSKGKGKKEGKHESKADKESDIEKAKANAALWEARLDVTEHSRVEYREAARRLARANEELTNQQYRAEKDTVDIITFLKRKDAEKEEKIARLEGQLKSKKKQALEENEQLVAEYTLKINKLEEKFEKRSNEFRMIQGELKTIKEFRKKKAQMEQELNSIKESMYIADREHKESLARMEHKFFSEKVRLEKEAEQRIAQLAERAHNEAIVQLDDASRSVFKENVRLSEALSCHMKEVDDLRKMTVSLAEENTSLALHKETSELMIKENVSQVRAQNEEIAELRGKVGTLEQALGLMVGEFERDKEETQHRALVSTQAGQVELDKLQKLLAMREKEMGRVKRLAHSIVEQRTELECFFQEALGQVKQEIQASRLQYRQEALEAYRRRMSEARSGKQEYPRIRTFHKTPHSTNSVYTDLEEAEKWNNLQSNKVDISELTWEQKEKVLRLLFAKMNGQKARKQSQPLALSASPEKNQNDTNPGITEEPSHVPFITQAPVSNLPSNPSALPDIQTT, from the exons ATGCCCAAGAAGAAAGGAAAAAATGGAAAGAAAAGTAAAGG aaaaggaaagaaagaaggcAAACATGAGTCAAAAGCAGATAAAGAGTCTGACATTGAGAAGGCAAAGGCCAATGCTGCTCTTTGGGAAGCCAGGCTGGATGTCACTGAACACTCGCGCGTGGAGTACCGTGAAGCTGCCCGCAGGTTGGCACGAGCCAATGAAGAGCTCACTAACCAGCAGTATCGTGCAGAGAAGGACACAGTTGACATAATTACCTTCTTGAAGAGGAAAGATGCCGAGAAAGAAGAAAAG attGCAAGGCTGGAGGGACAacttaaaagtaaaaaaaaacaagCCCTTGAGGAAAATGAACAACTG GTTGCAGAGTACACTCTTAAAATCAATAAGCTGGAAGAGAAGTTTGAGAAGAGATCCAATGAGTTCAGGATGATCCAGGGTGAACTGAAGACTATCAAGGAGTTTCGAAAAAAGAAAGCCCAGATGGAGCAGGAGTTAAATAGT ATTAAAGAAAGCATGTACATTGCGGACAGGGAGCACAAGGAAAGCCTAGCTAGAATGGAGCACAAATTCTTCAGTGAAAAG GTTCGCCTAGAGAAGGAGGCCGAGCAGAGGATCgcccagctggctgagagggcccacAATGAAGCCATTGT CCAGTTGGACGATGCGTCACGCTCAGTGTTCAAGGAGAACGTTCGTCTCAGTGAGGCTCTCAGCTGCCATATGAAGGAGGTAGATGACCTGAGGAAGATGACTGTGTCATTGGCTGAGGAAAACACTTCCCTGGCACTGCATAAG GAGACCAGTGAGCTGATGATAAAGGAGAATGTGTCCCAGGTAAGGGCCCAGAATGAGGAGATAGCAGAGCTTAGGGGGAAGGTGGGGACCTTGGAGCAGGCCCTGGGGCTCATGGTGGGGGAGTTTGAGAGAGACAAGGAGGAGACGCAGCACCGAGCCCTGGTTAGCACCCAGGCCGGCCAGGTGGAGCTGGATAAACTGCAGAAGCTGCTGGCCATGAGGGAGAAGGAGATGGGGCGAGTGAAGCGGCTGGCGCACAGCATTGTGGAGCAGCGCACAGAGCTGGAGTGCTTCTTTCAGGAGGCTTTGGGCCAGGTGAAGCAGGAGATCCAGGCCAGCCGGCTGCAGTACAGGCAGGAGGCCCTGGAGGCCTACCGCAGGAGGATGAGTGAGGCCCGGTCAGGCAAGCAGGAGTACCCCCGCATCCGCACCTTCCACAAAACCCCTCACAGCACCAACAGTGTCTACACCGACCTGGAAGAGGCCGAGAAGTG GAATAATCTCCAGAGCAACAAGGTTGACATCTCTGAACTCACGTGGGAGCAGAAGGAGAAAGTGCTTAGACTGCTGTTTGCAAAAATGAACGGACAGAAAGCAAG GAAACAGAGTCAACCTTTGGCGTTGTCTGCGTCCCCAGAGAAAAACCAGAACGACACTAATCCCGG AATTACAGAGGAGCCGTCCCATGTGCCCTTCATCACCCAGGCGCCTGTGTCTAACCTACCCTCGAACCCCAGCGCCCTGCCGGATATCCAGACCACATGA
- the LOC121539295 gene encoding basal body-orientation factor 1-like isoform X3, with amino-acid sequence MPKKKGKNGKKSKGKGKKEGKHESKADKESDIEKAKANAALWEARLDVTEHSRVEYREAARRLARANEELTNQQYRAEKDTVDIITFLKRKDAEKEEKIARLEGQLKSKKKQALEENEQLVAEYTLKINKLEEKFEKRSNEFRMIQGELKTIKEFRKKKAQMEQELNSIKESMYIADREHKESLARMEHKFFSEKVRLEKEAEQRIAQLAERAHNEAIVQLDDASRSVFKENVRLSEALSCHMKEVDDLRKMTVSLAEENTSLALHKETSELMIKENVSQVRAQNEEIAELRGKVGTLEQALGLMVGEFERDKEETQHRALVSTQAGQVELDKLQKLLAMREKEMGRVKRLAHSIVEQRTELECFFQEALGQVKQEIQASRLQYRQEALEAYRRRMSEARSGKQEYPRIRTFHKTPHSTNSVYTDLEEAEKWNNLQSNKVDISELTWEQKEKVLRLLFAKMNGQKARITEEPSHVPFITQAPVSNLPSNPSALPDIQTT; translated from the exons ATGCCCAAGAAGAAAGGAAAAAATGGAAAGAAAAGTAAAGG aaaaggaaagaaagaaggcAAACATGAGTCAAAAGCAGATAAAGAGTCTGACATTGAGAAGGCAAAGGCCAATGCTGCTCTTTGGGAAGCCAGGCTGGATGTCACTGAACACTCGCGCGTGGAGTACCGTGAAGCTGCCCGCAGGTTGGCACGAGCCAATGAAGAGCTCACTAACCAGCAGTATCGTGCAGAGAAGGACACAGTTGACATAATTACCTTCTTGAAGAGGAAAGATGCCGAGAAAGAAGAAAAG attGCAAGGCTGGAGGGACAacttaaaagtaaaaaaaaacaagCCCTTGAGGAAAATGAACAACTG GTTGCAGAGTACACTCTTAAAATCAATAAGCTGGAAGAGAAGTTTGAGAAGAGATCCAATGAGTTCAGGATGATCCAGGGTGAACTGAAGACTATCAAGGAGTTTCGAAAAAAGAAAGCCCAGATGGAGCAGGAGTTAAATAGT ATTAAAGAAAGCATGTACATTGCGGACAGGGAGCACAAGGAAAGCCTAGCTAGAATGGAGCACAAATTCTTCAGTGAAAAG GTTCGCCTAGAGAAGGAGGCCGAGCAGAGGATCgcccagctggctgagagggcccacAATGAAGCCATTGT CCAGTTGGACGATGCGTCACGCTCAGTGTTCAAGGAGAACGTTCGTCTCAGTGAGGCTCTCAGCTGCCATATGAAGGAGGTAGATGACCTGAGGAAGATGACTGTGTCATTGGCTGAGGAAAACACTTCCCTGGCACTGCATAAG GAGACCAGTGAGCTGATGATAAAGGAGAATGTGTCCCAGGTAAGGGCCCAGAATGAGGAGATAGCAGAGCTTAGGGGGAAGGTGGGGACCTTGGAGCAGGCCCTGGGGCTCATGGTGGGGGAGTTTGAGAGAGACAAGGAGGAGACGCAGCACCGAGCCCTGGTTAGCACCCAGGCCGGCCAGGTGGAGCTGGATAAACTGCAGAAGCTGCTGGCCATGAGGGAGAAGGAGATGGGGCGAGTGAAGCGGCTGGCGCACAGCATTGTGGAGCAGCGCACAGAGCTGGAGTGCTTCTTTCAGGAGGCTTTGGGCCAGGTGAAGCAGGAGATCCAGGCCAGCCGGCTGCAGTACAGGCAGGAGGCCCTGGAGGCCTACCGCAGGAGGATGAGTGAGGCCCGGTCAGGCAAGCAGGAGTACCCCCGCATCCGCACCTTCCACAAAACCCCTCACAGCACCAACAGTGTCTACACCGACCTGGAAGAGGCCGAGAAGTG GAATAATCTCCAGAGCAACAAGGTTGACATCTCTGAACTCACGTGGGAGCAGAAGGAGAAAGTGCTTAGACTGCTGTTTGCAAAAATGAACGGACAGAAAGCAAG AATTACAGAGGAGCCGTCCCATGTGCCCTTCATCACCCAGGCGCCTGTGTCTAACCTACCCTCGAACCCCAGCGCCCTGCCGGATATCCAGACCACATGA